Genomic DNA from Methanosarcina sp. MTP4:
AAAAGACAAGATTATCCCCTCCCCTGCTCTATTTCTGACCCTATTATTGCCTCTGAGACCCTGGCAGAGATCTCCCGCAGGGCACGGGTAGCAAACCGTAAAAAATGCGATTGTGGGAAGTCGCTCGTTTCTGGAGAGGTGAAAACTTATGACCATGACTGTGGGGAGACCCTGGCAGGCTTCTCACATCCCCAGTGGGTATACCTCACATGTCCAAAGTGCGGGTATCAATGGGCCTACTGGAAGCTGCGCGGGCCTTCCCTGAAAGATCTATCTGAACCGCAGAGCACTCCAAACCCTTGTGAAGTGGA
This window encodes:
- a CDS encoding DUF6011 domain-containing protein; amino-acid sequence: MVSKVCLRCNRPLKNPLSQERGYGPECWKKIQQHVEKRQDYPLPCSISDPIIASETLAEISRRARVANRKKCDCGKSLVSGEVKTYDHDCGETLAGFSHPQWVYLTCPKCGYQWAYWKLRGPSLKDLSEPQSTPNPCEVDMSPRRLF